One Merismopedia glauca CCAP 1448/3 DNA segment encodes these proteins:
- a CDS encoding site-2 protease family protein, producing the protein MWQAGVFVFVGWIASVCFHEFGHAIAAYMGGDKSVKEKGYLTFNPLKYAHPQTSLVFPVLFMLMGGIGLPGGAVYINHNLLRNRFWQSLVSAAGPLANLVLALILAIPFQQGWIPLQDNGWFLPSLAFLVLLQVSSVILNLLPIPPLDGYGIIEPWLPANIQRQCQKFSNWGFWIVFGLFWFVPAFSQGFWQLVFIITNQLAVEPNLILQGNSLFRQPITRAVVLAGLLGGLWLLKQQNGSNSRVYAVSSRREPGVTGLRKQLASLVDRRTGDRLIASEKQKNPHQSERWYLEKVIYDLRRHR; encoded by the coding sequence TCATGAGTTTGGACACGCGATCGCTGCTTATATGGGTGGGGATAAGTCTGTTAAAGAGAAAGGATATCTCACCTTCAACCCCCTCAAATACGCTCATCCACAGACTAGTTTAGTTTTTCCCGTCCTATTTATGCTCATGGGTGGGATTGGATTACCAGGGGGTGCGGTTTATATCAACCATAATTTACTCCGCAACCGTTTTTGGCAAAGTTTAGTTTCCGCCGCAGGACCGCTAGCTAATCTAGTTCTAGCATTAATCTTGGCAATCCCCTTTCAGCAAGGTTGGATACCACTTCAAGATAATGGCTGGTTCTTGCCGAGTTTGGCTTTTTTGGTTTTATTACAAGTATCCTCAGTTATCCTCAATTTACTGCCAATTCCACCTCTAGACGGTTATGGCATTATTGAACCTTGGCTACCAGCGAATATTCAGCGTCAGTGTCAGAAGTTTAGTAATTGGGGTTTTTGGATCGTATTTGGACTGTTTTGGTTTGTTCCCGCATTTAGTCAAGGATTTTGGCAGTTAGTTTTTATAATTACCAACCAACTAGCTGTAGAACCTAATTTGATTCTTCAGGGTAATTCACTATTTCGCCAACCCATCACCCGCGCTGTGGTGCTAGCTGGACTTTTAGGGGGGTTGTGGCTGCTCAAACAACAGAATGGTAGTAATTCTAGAGTTTACGCCGTCAGCAGCCGTAGAGAACCAGGAGTAACAGGTTTACGCAAGCAATTGGCAAGTTTAGTCGATCGCAGAACAGGCGATCGCCTCATCGCTTCAGAAAAACAAAAAAATCCCCATCAATCCGAACGCTGGTATCTAGAAAAGGTAATTTACGATCTCAGACGACATCGGTAA